A portion of the Manduca sexta isolate Smith_Timp_Sample1 chromosome 20, JHU_Msex_v1.0, whole genome shotgun sequence genome contains these proteins:
- the LOC115446887 gene encoding NPC intracellular cholesterol transporter 1, with protein sequence MPKKKTIRTPQQLWEAVSSKSVHFVERLFFSLGVNVARHPWKTIIGSLLFVCISTICLLRFHIERNPLNLWVPPDSDYYYDTNWYINTFGTGFRFQKVIVTADNVLEPDVLRTVYNITNAINSITVTHASETYSLSDLCYKIPVVNFFSMDTNSRSATSNATNSVNNTGSSGSDFSDPTLWVEDEFYCSFLESFQLACLQHNILDIWKNDLNVISNISKDDILTKVNDVKTNPVTGFPVDYAKTLGGITYDTKGNIISARSLMLTWFTQVNMSEVDLNEVGNLVGTEDWVSVPLASWESEFLRIMKSISDNKSDIKIFYEAGRSFADISGEAMFHELDKLFLGILLMFFYIQFALSRCNWLEIRLTLGSVGLLNVGLAYVSAVSWCSLFGASFGPVHSSLPFLLMGLGIDDMFVMNACWKNLSEAESKKSLPVKVGLMLKHAGVSIVITSFTDVVALLIGAITILPSLKSFCIYAAVGVFFIFCYSVTFYVAVFTLDVMRIEAKRNGILFCYKHTKEIRISTEKTILQKMFECFYKNVVFTIPGKVFTILFTCIVTGFSIQAVLRLEQRFDPKWFIPDDTYYKQYLDAVDRYYPEEGHMALVFLGDLNYTRELPNLHNMMSEISKKSYVTDVVAWEEYFQKYVLSNYGRDLRSGNITEAEFNGYLSRFLYSPVGGRFQVNFKFEKNFQCGEPATRILGSTMNFNFAKFKGPEEYIPAMNKVKDIVRETNITTGNRYHSVWSKVFGNWVTDEIIAVEVERNIELALVCVMVCTVILITNLQMCLWIFICVALTILNVLGWMQRWGMTVDIVCCIGLELAIGLCVDYAAHVGHTFLTVTEGSRNDRAFKTVTSIGTAVLLGGGSTLLSLSLLSMSKAYTFQSFFKIFLLVILFGLFNGLIFLPVVLSLIGPSAYNSNEKDKDTIIETAELNGKHEFNTKQIDDG encoded by the coding sequence atgcCTAAAAAGAAGACCATCAGAACACCGCAGCAATTGTGGGAAGCTGTCTCTTCAAAATCAGTGCATTTTGTGGAAAGGTTGTTTTTCTCGCTTGGTGTTAATGTTGCGAGACATCCATGGAAGACAATAATTGGATCATTGTTGTTTGTGTGTATCAGCACTATTTGTTTACTAAGATTTCATATAGAAAGAAATCCTTTAAACCTGTGGGTGCCTCCGGATTCGGACTATTATTATGACACGAACTGGTACATAAATACATTTGGTACGGGATTCCGTTTTCAAAAGGTGATAGTGACAGCAGACAATGTGCTCGAACCCGATGTGCTACGGACTGTCTACAACATCACCAACGCAATAAACTCCATTACAGTGACTCACGCCAGTGAAACATATTCTTTGTCGGATTTGTGTTACAAAATTCCAGTAGTTAACTTTTTTAGTATGGATACAAATTCTAGATCTGCAACGTCAAACGCTACGAACTCAGTGAACAATACAGGTAGTAGTGGTAGTGACTTTTCGGACCCGACGTTATGGGTCGAGGACGAGTTTTATTGTAGTTTCTTAGAAAGTTTTCAACTTGCTTGTCTCCAACACAATATATTAGACATCTGGAAAAACGATCTTAATGTGATTAGTAATATAAGTAAGGAtgatattttaacaaaagttAATGATGTAAAGACAAATCCTGTAACGGGATTTCCTGTAGATTATGCAAAAACGTTGGGCGGTATCACATATGATACAAAGGGAAACATTATCAGTGCTCGCTCCTTGATGCTAACATGGTTCACTCAAGTGAACATGTCAGAGGTTGATTTAAACGAGGTTGGAAATTTAGTCGGCACGGAAGATTGGGTGTCGGTTCCTTTAGCGTCATGGGAATCTGAATTTTTAAGAATAATGAAATCAATATCTGACAATAAATCGGACATCAAAATATTCTATGAAGCTGGGCGCAGTTTTGCTGATATAAGCGGCGAAGCGATGTTTCACgaattagataaattatttttaggcattttattaatgtttttctaTATACAATTTGCTCTATCACGGTGTAACTGGCTAGAAATTAGATTGACTTTAGGCAGTGTAGGGTTACTCAATGTGGGTCTGGCGTACGTTTCAGCTGTCAGTTGGTGCTCTTTGTTCGGTGCCTCTTTTGGCCCAGTACATTCATCTTTACCATTTCTCCTAATGGGCCTCGGTATAGACGATATGTTTGTAATGAATGCCTGCTGGAAAAATCTTTCAGAGGCTGAATCCAAGAAAAGTTTGCCAGTAAAAGTAGGCCTTATGTTGAAACACGCTGGCGTTTCTATTGTTATTACCTCGTTTACTGACGTAGTGGCTCTACTTATCGGTGCTATTACAATATTACCCTCCTTGAAGTCTTTCTGTATATACGCCGCAGTGggtgtgttttttatattctgttaCTCTGTAACGTTTTATGTTGCTGTTTTTACATTAGATGTAATGAGAATAGAGGCTAAACGCAATGGTATTCTTTTTTGCTACAAGCATACAAAAGAAATTCGAATTTCAACCGAAAAAACGATATtgcaaaaaatgtttgaatgtttttataaaaatgttgttttcacTATACCAGGGAAAGTATTTACTATTCTATTTACGTGTATCGTTACGGGATTTAGCATTCAAGCTGTATTACGTTTAGAACAAAGATTTGATCCCAAGTGGTTTATTCCAGATGATACATATTACAAACAGTATCTCGATGCTGTCGATCGATATTACCCTGAGGAAGGTCACATGGCTCTAGTATTTTTAGGCGATCTAAATTATACACGTGAATTACCAAATCTACATAATATGATGTCAGAAATAAGCAAAAAATCTTACGTTACTGATGTGGTTGCTTGGgaagaatattttcaaaaatacgtTTTATCAAATTATGGTCGTGATTTAAGAAGCGGTAATATAACAGAAGCGGAATTTAATGGATACTTATCGAGATTTTTGTACAGTCCGGTTGGAGGAAGATTTCAAGTTAATTTTAAGTTTGAAAAAAACTTTCAATGCGGTGAGCCTGCGACGCGAATTCTAGGATCCACTATGAATTtcaattttgcaaaatttaaagGACCTGAAGAATATATACCGGCAATGAATAAAGTTAAAGATATTGTTAGAGAAACAAATATTACCACCGGTAACCGTTATCACAGCGTCTGGTCAAAAGTTTTCGGTAATTGGGTAACTGATGAGATCATAGCCGTTGAAGTAGAGAGAAATATAGAATTAGCCTTAGTGTGTGTAATGGTCTGTACAGTGATATTGATAACGAACCTACAAATGTGCTTGTGGATATTTATTTGTGTAGCGCTAACTATCCTCAATGTGTTAGGTTGGATGCAGCGATGGGGCATGACTGTAGATATAGTATGTTGTATTGGCTTAGAACTTGCTATAGGATTATGTGTAGACTACGCAGCCCATGTCGGCCATACATTTTTAACTGTTACAGAAGGTTCTCGTAATGACAGAGCTTTTAAAACAGTTACCTCGATAGGTACAGCCGTTTTACTGGGAGGTGGGTCTACGCTTCTCTCATTATCTCTTCTTAGTATGTCGAAAGCATACACTTTCCAATCattctttaaaattttccttCTCGTAATATTGTTCGGTCTATTTAACGGATTAATATTCTTGCCAGTTGTTTTGTCATTGATAGGGCCAAGCGCGTATAATTCAAATGAAAAAGATAAGGACACTATAATAGAAACAGCAGAACTTAATGGGAAACATGAATTCAATACAAAGCAGATAGATGACGGATGA